Proteins from a genomic interval of Hornefia porci:
- a CDS encoding response regulator transcription factor codes for MNHTRKKLLLAEDEQLLSEAIREMLEFKGFSVSCAENGSDALSMVRENRYDCMLLDIMMPVMSGTEALKSMREEGIHTPAILLTARDDIDDKVAGLDLGADDYITKPFSFDELIARINSVIRRRCGAVILSAGCVRLDTLEGELSAKHSIRLGPKETDLMRYLIQNMNRDIDFSLVRDQIWEDDPDTDEEKLSLYISYLNDKLASINADLHILSDHQSCRLTELESA; via the coding sequence ATGAATCATACCAGAAAAAAACTCCTGCTGGCTGAGGACGAACAGCTTTTGTCAGAGGCAATCCGGGAAATGCTGGAATTCAAAGGATTCTCAGTAAGCTGTGCGGAAAACGGAAGCGATGCGCTTTCTATGGTACGGGAAAACCGATATGACTGTATGCTGCTGGATATCATGATGCCTGTCATGAGCGGAACGGAAGCGCTCAAGAGCATGCGAGAGGAGGGGATACATACGCCGGCCATTCTTCTGACTGCACGTGATGATATCGACGATAAGGTCGCGGGTCTCGACCTCGGCGCTGACGACTATATCACCAAACCGTTTTCCTTTGACGAGCTTATCGCGCGGATTAACTCCGTCATCCGGAGAAGATGCGGCGCTGTCATTCTGTCCGCAGGCTGTGTCCGGCTTGATACTCTGGAGGGGGAGCTTTCGGCAAAGCATTCCATCCGGCTGGGCCCCAAGGAAACCGATCTGATGCGCTATCTGATTCAGAACATGAACCGGGATATCGATTTCAGCCTGGTCAGGGATCAGATATGGGAAGACGACCCCGACACAGACGAAGAAAAGCTGTCGCTTTACATCAGTTATCTCAATGACAAGCTGGCTTCCATCAATGCGGATCTGCATATTTTGAGCGATCATCAATCCTGTCGGCTGACAGAGCTTGAATCCGCCTGA